The Labrus bergylta chromosome 15, fLabBer1.1, whole genome shotgun sequence genome includes a region encoding these proteins:
- the LOC109988446 gene encoding toll-like receptor 5, which produces MWLRGHQVVIVCVLLQVPGCFPSCLIMGSVANCASKNLRSVPPLPPHITHLYLEMNRIAEINSTSLSGLEELQELDLGQQVVPLVIRNNSFIAQRRLRKLELGFNLGLRLEPLAFAGLSGLKDLRLYYCSLKGSILERNFLEPLSSLETLDLFGNQIKRLKPSMIFANMKNLKVLNLKLNQINQICESDLVAFRGKHLEYLNLNSVYLTAMSTKSFDWKKCGNPFREVSFKILDLSNNVFSISKAKQFFRAIEGTKISHLKLSGPMGRGLSFNNFNDPDGNTFEGLRNSSIRILDMSKNRIFTLQQGVFGPLKEVAIIDVSQNKVNQIQKKAFEGLQEHLTMLNLSHNLLGEIYSHTFSSLTNMQVLDLSYNHIGALGYDSFRGLPNLKKLLLTGNSLQNLGFPASLPRLDLLLLNDNKLEPSSVSSITRFASNIIYLDVQDNRLTDLGDVFTFLTELRRLKELYSGGNRIRFCMLGRVSASRLSNVTNLDLHGSALQSIWSQGRCLNLFDNLQHVLGLNLSFNALQSLPQDAFNGLTSMVELDLSSNSLTYLQSDVFPKSLKILHLSDNFIASPDPEAFRFLRYLNLEANRFHCDQNLKNFLTWLGATNITFLNPVQELRCEFPSGFYKVPLLEYSVQVVQQ; this is translated from the exons ATGTGGCTGCGGGGTCATCAGGTGGTCATCGTCTGTGTTTTGCTGCAG GTGCCGGGATGTTTCCCATCATGCCTCATTATGGGCTCTGTAGCAAACTGTGCCTCAAAGAACCTCCGCTCagttcctcccctccctccacaCATCACCCACCTCTACCTGGAGATGAACCGCATCGCTGAGATCAACTCCACCTCCCTGTCCggcctggaggagctgcaggagctggaccTTGGACAACAGGTCGTACCTCTTGTGATCAGGAACAACTCCTTCATCGCACAACGACGTCTCAGGAAGCTGGAGCTCGGTTTCAACCTCGGCCTTCGACTGGAGCCTCTTGCTTTCGCAGGACTGTCCGGTTTGAAGGATCTCCGTCTGTATTACTGCTCACTCAAAGGGTCAATACTTGAGAGGAACTTTTTGGAGCCACTGTCCTCCTTAGAGACTCTTGATCTCTTTGGAAATCAGATAAAAAGACTCAAGCCTTCAATGATATTTGCAAACATGAAgaatttgaaagttttgaatCTCAAGTTGAATCAAATCAACCAAATATGTGAGTCTGATCTGGTTGCTTTTAGGGGAAAGCACTTAGAATATCTGAATTTGAACTCTGTTTATCTGACCGCAATGTCTACTAAAAGTTTCGACTGGAAGAAATGTGGGAATCCTTTTAGAGAAGTGTCCTTCAAGATACTTGACTTGTCCAACAATGTGTTTAGCATTTCAAAAGCAAAGCAGTTTTTCAGAGCCATTGAGGGGACTAAGATCAGTCATCTCAAACTTTCTGGACCAATGGGTAGAGGACTGTCCTTCAACAATTTCAATGATCCTGACGGAAACACATTTGAAGGCCTGAGAAACAGTTCAATCCGCATTTTGGATATGTCAAAAAACAGGATCTTTACATTGCAACAGGGGGTTTTCGGTCCGCTGAAAGAGGTCGCAATAATCGATGTTTCCCAAAACAAGGTGAACCAGATCCAAAAAAAGGCCTTTGAAGGTCTTCAGGAACATTTAACAATGCTCAACCTGTCTCACAACCTGCTGGGGGAAATCTACTCTCACACTTTTTCTTCCCTGACAAACATGCAAGTGTTGGATTTATCTTACAATCACATTGGTGCTCTTGGTTATGACTCATTTAGAGGACTTCCAAATTTGAAAAAATTACTTCTAACAGGAAACTCTTTGCAAAATCTCGGCTTCCCTGCATCTCTCCCACGCTTAGATTTGCTTCTGTTGAATGATAATAAGTTGGAGCCCTCATCTGTGAGCAGTATCACACGCTTTGCCAGTAATATTATATATCTGGACGTTCAGGACAACAGATTGACAGATCTGGGGGATGTTTTCACCTTTCTGACCGAGCTCAGACGCCTCAAGGAACTCTACAGCGGAGGAAACAGAATCAGATTCTGCATGCTCGGTAGAGTTTCAGCGAGTCGTTTGAGTAATGTCACAAACCTGGATCTTCACGGCAGCGCTTTGCAGTCTATCTGGTCTCAGGGGAGATGCTTGAATCTGTTTGACAATCTCCAACATGTGCTTGGTCTTAATTTGAGCTTCAACGCCCTGCAGTCTCTTCCTCAAGACGCTTTCAACGGTCTTACCTCAATGGTGGAGCTCGATCTCTCATCCAATTCCTTGACTTACCTCCAATCTGATGTGTTTCCCAAAAGTCTCAAAATTCTCCACCTGTCCGACAACTTCATAGCCTCCCCAGACCCGGAAGCTTTCCGTTTCCTCAGATACCTCAACCTTGAAGCAAACCGCTTTCACTGCGATCAAAACCTGAAGAACTTCCTGACCTGGCTGGGAGCGACAAACATCACCTTCTTAAATCCAGTTCAAGAGCTCAGGTGTGAATTCCCTTCTGGTTTCTATAAAGTTCCTCTGTTAGAGTATTCTGTCCAGGTCGTGCAGCAGTAA